The Saccharopolyspora gloriosae genome window below encodes:
- a CDS encoding FAD-dependent oxidoreductase, which translates to MFDLLVLGGGIAGMTAAATTVRGGGSAMVVEKGPLLGGSGQYAGYIWTAPDHDVMDRVNPGGDLGLKRALVDDFDDAVQWIGSLGVSCGKRVPVIGYGRGHRFDTAHYVDGCRHVVRENGVIVTEASARRLLLDDGVVRGAEIGLADGSARTVEATATLLATGGFQADPELRARYLHEQARDVELRSNPFSSGDGLRLAIEAGAAIGSEGAGFYGHLIPSGVALEPELFVDITLYYSEHAALFNLAGERFVDETAADHLTAMALLDQPEARGLLVTDARGYREWITGAYVEGADSLDKFALARSRGARCVVADSASDFAEMPAEWGYDGPKIAEELGRLARGESAGPGRESDPRALDEPPYYVVEARPAVTFPFTGVRIDPRARVLSSSGAPIPGLFAAGADIGGLYERAYAGGLAPAIVFGRRAAAGSLVN; encoded by the coding sequence ATGTTCGATCTGCTGGTGCTCGGCGGTGGTATCGCCGGTATGACCGCCGCGGCCACGACGGTCCGCGGTGGCGGGTCGGCGATGGTGGTGGAGAAGGGTCCGTTGCTCGGCGGATCGGGCCAGTACGCGGGATACATCTGGACCGCGCCCGACCACGACGTGATGGACCGGGTGAACCCCGGTGGCGACCTCGGGCTGAAAAGGGCGCTGGTGGACGACTTCGACGACGCCGTCCAGTGGATCGGCTCGCTGGGGGTGAGCTGCGGCAAGCGCGTACCGGTGATCGGCTACGGGCGCGGGCACCGGTTCGACACGGCGCACTACGTCGACGGCTGCCGGCACGTGGTCCGGGAGAACGGTGTGATCGTGACGGAGGCGTCGGCCCGGAGGTTGCTGCTCGACGACGGCGTGGTGCGCGGCGCGGAGATCGGCCTGGCCGATGGTTCGGCGCGGACCGTGGAGGCGACGGCGACGTTGCTGGCCACCGGCGGTTTCCAGGCGGACCCCGAGCTGCGCGCGCGGTACCTGCACGAGCAGGCGCGGGACGTCGAGCTGCGGTCGAACCCGTTCAGCAGTGGGGACGGACTGCGGCTGGCGATCGAGGCCGGTGCGGCGATCGGATCGGAGGGCGCAGGGTTCTACGGCCACCTGATCCCGTCCGGCGTCGCGCTGGAGCCCGAGCTGTTCGTGGACATCACGCTCTACTACAGCGAACACGCGGCCCTGTTCAACTTGGCGGGCGAGCGGTTCGTGGACGAGACGGCGGCGGATCACCTCACGGCGATGGCATTGCTCGACCAACCCGAGGCGCGGGGTCTGCTGGTGACCGACGCCCGCGGCTACCGGGAGTGGATCACCGGTGCCTACGTCGAGGGAGCCGACAGCCTGGACAAGTTCGCACTGGCCCGGTCCAGGGGCGCGCGGTGCGTGGTCGCCGACAGCGCGTCCGATTTCGCCGAGATGCCCGCTGAGTGGGGTTACGACGGCCCCAAGATCGCCGAGGAGCTGGGGCGCCTCGCCCGAGGCGAGTCGGCAGGGCCTGGCCGGGAGTCCGATCCTCGGGCGCTGGACGAACCGCCGTACTACGTCGTGGAGGCGCGGCCGGCCGTGACGTTCCCGTTCACCGGTGTCCGGATCGACCCGCGGGCGCGGGTCCTGTCGTCGAGCGGTGCACCGATCCCGGGCCTGTTCGCGGCAGGTGCCGACATCGGTGGCCTGTACGAGCGCGCCTACGCCGGGGGACTGGCACCGGCGATCGTGTTCGGGCGGCGCGCCGCGGCCGGATCCCTCGTGAACTGA
- a CDS encoding acyl-CoA dehydrogenase family protein gives MTARRLTHDADIEQFRGAVREFLREHADTAAVFGEMREQRAGDPAVWNRFAGELGVVGLDVPESYGGADAGFRPVAVVAEELGRSLVRLPWFTTAVLGVGVLLHAEGAQAEECRRRLLPALAAGARTATLAWAETPGGLDAPSLDASAVRDGDTWRLTGRKILVVEGATADLLFVAARTEDGPALFVVDGDAPGVVRTADRAMDPNRQLATVIFDGAPARLVSDPGTGERVLARVRDRAVTALACEQTGGAAASLDMAVEHVKNRVQFGRPIGMLQAIKHRCADMAVELEAARSASLWATGAIAEDSPDVGIAAAAAALTCSRSYEYVAAETIQVHGGIGFTWEHPAHLHFRRAATSAVLFGDRHTHQERLLSGLHVDAG, from the coding sequence ATGACGGCCCGAAGGCTGACGCACGACGCGGATATCGAGCAGTTCCGCGGTGCCGTGCGGGAATTCCTGCGCGAGCACGCCGACACCGCGGCGGTGTTCGGGGAGATGCGCGAGCAGCGTGCTGGGGACCCGGCGGTGTGGAACCGGTTCGCCGGCGAGCTCGGCGTGGTCGGGCTGGACGTGCCGGAGAGCTACGGCGGCGCGGACGCCGGATTCCGCCCGGTCGCGGTCGTGGCCGAGGAACTGGGCCGATCCCTGGTCCGGTTGCCGTGGTTCACCACCGCAGTGCTCGGCGTCGGCGTGCTCCTGCACGCCGAGGGAGCGCAGGCCGAGGAATGCAGGAGGCGACTGCTGCCGGCGCTGGCCGCCGGTGCGCGCACCGCGACGCTGGCCTGGGCCGAAACCCCGGGGGGCTTGGACGCGCCCAGCCTCGACGCGTCGGCCGTGCGCGACGGCGACACCTGGCGCCTCACCGGACGCAAGATCCTCGTCGTCGAGGGCGCCACGGCGGACCTGCTGTTCGTCGCGGCCCGGACGGAAGACGGGCCGGCCCTGTTCGTCGTCGACGGGGATGCGCCGGGTGTGGTCCGCACCGCCGACCGCGCGATGGATCCGAACCGGCAATTGGCCACCGTCATCTTCGACGGGGCACCGGCACGACTGGTCAGCGATCCGGGCACCGGGGAGCGGGTGCTCGCGCGGGTGCGCGACCGCGCGGTGACGGCGCTGGCCTGCGAGCAGACCGGCGGGGCGGCGGCATCGCTGGACATGGCGGTCGAGCACGTCAAGAACCGCGTCCAGTTCGGACGTCCGATCGGGATGCTGCAGGCGATCAAGCACCGCTGCGCCGACATGGCCGTGGAGCTCGAGGCCGCCCGGTCGGCATCGCTGTGGGCCACCGGAGCGATCGCGGAGGACTCGCCGGACGTCGGCATCGCCGCAGCCGCAGCGGCGCTGACCTGCAGCCGGTCCTACGAGTACGTCGCCGCCGAGACCATCCAGGTGCACGGCGGCATCGGGTTCACCTGGGAACACCCGGCGCACCTGCACTTCCGCCGGGCGGCGACGAGCGCGGTGCTCTTCGGCGATCGGCACACCCACCAGGAGCGCCTGCTGTCCGGTCTGCACGTCGACGCCGGGTGA
- a CDS encoding acyl-CoA dehydrogenase family protein yields MAWDFETDPEVQRELDWVEEFVRDEVEPVDQVIEHAWNTRDPRRNALIKPLQERVRERELWACHLGPELGGKGYGQLRLALLNEKLGRTHSGPVVFGCQAPDSGNAEILAHYGSDFQKKTYLEPLIEGDIVSSFSMTEPHGGSDPTGFRTTAVLDGDSWVINGEKWFSSHALFAEFLIVMAVTEPDAAPHERMSMFVVPADAPGVERVRDVSVWGHEEPVGTHQYLRYTDVRVPAENLLGRRGEGFAVAQTRLGGGRIHHAMRTVGLVQRAFELMKRRAVSRTTKGARLADKQLVQEMIADSWIQIEQFRLLVLRTAWKIDKHDDYRAVRADIAAVKAAMPKVLLDVSSRAIQIHGSLGISKELPFGKWVMESFHMGLADGATEVHKTNLAKALVRSTTPDDGLFPPYIGPELTREALGRYSELLAEADEVDPGGAA; encoded by the coding sequence ATGGCTTGGGATTTCGAAACCGACCCCGAGGTGCAGCGGGAGCTGGACTGGGTCGAGGAGTTCGTCCGCGACGAGGTCGAACCGGTGGACCAGGTGATCGAGCACGCTTGGAACACCCGTGACCCGCGCCGCAACGCGCTGATCAAGCCGCTGCAGGAACGGGTGCGGGAGCGCGAGCTGTGGGCCTGCCACCTCGGCCCGGAGCTGGGCGGCAAGGGGTACGGGCAGCTGCGGCTGGCGCTGCTGAACGAGAAGTTGGGGCGCACGCATTCCGGACCGGTCGTGTTCGGATGCCAGGCGCCGGATTCGGGCAACGCCGAGATCCTCGCCCACTACGGCAGCGACTTCCAGAAGAAGACCTACCTGGAGCCCTTGATCGAGGGCGACATCGTGTCCTCGTTCTCGATGACGGAGCCGCACGGCGGGTCCGACCCGACGGGCTTCCGCACCACCGCGGTGCTCGACGGCGACAGCTGGGTCATCAACGGGGAGAAGTGGTTCTCCTCGCACGCGTTGTTCGCCGAGTTCCTCATCGTGATGGCGGTGACCGAGCCGGACGCCGCACCGCACGAACGGATGTCGATGTTCGTGGTGCCCGCGGACGCGCCGGGGGTCGAGCGGGTGCGGGACGTGTCGGTGTGGGGGCACGAGGAACCCGTGGGAACCCACCAGTACCTGCGCTACACCGATGTCCGGGTGCCGGCGGAGAACCTGCTGGGGCGGCGCGGCGAGGGCTTCGCGGTCGCGCAGACCCGGCTCGGGGGCGGCCGCATCCACCACGCGATGCGCACCGTCGGCCTGGTCCAGCGCGCGTTCGAGCTGATGAAGCGCCGCGCGGTCTCGCGCACCACGAAGGGCGCGCGGTTGGCGGACAAGCAGCTGGTGCAGGAGATGATCGCCGACTCCTGGATCCAGATCGAGCAGTTCCGGCTGCTGGTGCTGCGCACGGCGTGGAAGATCGACAAGCACGACGACTACCGCGCGGTGCGCGCCGACATCGCCGCGGTGAAGGCCGCGATGCCGAAGGTGCTTCTGGACGTCTCGTCCCGAGCCATCCAGATCCACGGCTCGCTGGGCATCTCCAAGGAGCTGCCGTTCGGCAAGTGGGTGATGGAGTCGTTCCACATGGGACTCGCCGACGGCGCCACCGAGGTCCACAAGACCAACCTCGCCAAGGCGCTCGTGCGCAGCACCACGCCGGATGACGGGCTCTTCCCGCCCTACATCGGACCCGAACTCACCCGGGAGGCGCTCGGCCGGTACTCCGAGCTGCTCGCCGAGGCGGACGAGGTCGACCCGGGCGGTGCGGCATGA
- a CDS encoding thiolase family protein — protein sequence MTDGVAIVGIGMHRFGRTKGVSGRAQAVHAAREALRDAGLSFSDMQFGFGGSHSAGDADTLVSELGLTGLPFINVANGCATGGSALISADAAIRSGQHELGIVIGFDKHPRGAFNVDPAEHGIGSWYGETGMMVTTQFFGMKIQRYLHDHDIGSDVLALIAEKAFRNGALNPNAWRRDRLTAAEIAAATMISHPLTQYMYCSPGEGAVALVLCRADQARRYSDEPVFLKGAAFRSRRYGSFEVYAPWIAAERAESPTVQASQAAFEAAGIAPSEVDVAQIQDTESGAELMHMAETGLCEHGEQEHLIKAGDNEIEGRLPINTDGGCIANGEPVGASGLRQIYENALQLRGDAGAHQVPSRPHVGFTHVYGAPGISACTVLTR from the coding sequence ATGACGGACGGTGTGGCGATCGTCGGGATCGGGATGCACCGGTTCGGGCGGACGAAGGGCGTCTCCGGCCGGGCTCAGGCGGTGCACGCCGCGCGGGAGGCGTTGCGGGACGCGGGACTGTCCTTCTCGGACATGCAGTTCGGGTTCGGCGGGTCGCACTCGGCCGGAGACGCCGACACGCTGGTCTCCGAGCTGGGGCTGACCGGGCTGCCGTTCATCAACGTGGCCAACGGTTGCGCGACCGGCGGGTCGGCGCTGATCTCGGCCGACGCGGCCATCCGCTCCGGGCAGCACGAGCTCGGCATCGTGATCGGTTTCGACAAGCATCCCCGGGGCGCGTTCAACGTGGATCCGGCCGAGCACGGCATCGGCTCGTGGTACGGCGAGACCGGGATGATGGTCACCACCCAGTTCTTCGGCATGAAGATCCAGCGGTACCTGCACGACCACGACATCGGTTCGGACGTCCTCGCGCTGATCGCGGAGAAGGCGTTCCGCAACGGAGCGCTGAACCCGAACGCGTGGCGACGCGATCGGCTCACCGCCGCCGAGATCGCCGCGGCAACGATGATCTCGCACCCGTTGACGCAATACATGTACTGCTCCCCGGGTGAGGGCGCGGTGGCCTTGGTGCTGTGCCGCGCGGACCAGGCGCGCCGGTACAGCGACGAACCCGTCTTCCTGAAAGGCGCGGCGTTCCGCAGCAGGCGCTACGGCTCGTTCGAGGTGTACGCGCCCTGGATCGCCGCCGAGCGCGCCGAGTCGCCCACGGTGCAGGCATCGCAGGCGGCGTTCGAAGCCGCGGGCATCGCACCGTCCGAAGTGGACGTCGCACAGATCCAGGACACCGAGTCAGGAGCGGAACTGATGCACATGGCCGAGACCGGTCTGTGCGAGCACGGTGAACAGGAGCACCTGATCAAGGCCGGGGACAACGAGATCGAGGGACGGCTGCCCATCAACACCGACGGCGGTTGCATCGCCAACGGTGAGCCGGTCGGCGCTTCCGGGCTGCGGCAGATCTACGAGAACGCGCTCCAGCTGCGCGGTGACGCCGGTGCCCACCAGGTGCCGTCTCGACCGCACGTGGGGTTCACGCACGTCTACGGTGCGCCCGGAATCAGCGCGTGCACGGTTCTGACCCGCTGA
- a CDS encoding Zn-ribbon domain-containing OB-fold protein translates to MRMVDDSLVTDTPDGPALLGSRCSDCAACTFPRQAGCPRCTGASMVDTPLARRGSLWTFTIQGFRPKEPYTGPEEFEPFAVGYVELPGQLLVETRLTESDPEALEIGMPMHVELVPFRTADDGAPVHTFAFAPDREVRA, encoded by the coding sequence ATGAGAATGGTGGACGACTCGCTCGTCACCGACACGCCGGACGGTCCGGCGCTGCTGGGCAGCCGGTGCTCCGACTGCGCCGCTTGCACGTTCCCGCGCCAGGCAGGGTGCCCGCGGTGCACCGGAGCGTCCATGGTGGACACCCCGCTGGCGCGGCGCGGCTCGCTGTGGACGTTCACGATCCAGGGCTTCCGGCCGAAGGAGCCGTACACGGGGCCGGAGGAGTTCGAACCGTTCGCAGTGGGGTACGTCGAACTTCCGGGGCAGCTCCTGGTGGAGACCCGCCTGACGGAATCGGACCCGGAGGCACTGGAGATCGGGATGCCGATGCACGTGGAGCTGGTGCCGTTCCGGACGGCCGACGACGGTGCGCCGGTGCACACCTTCGCGTTCGCCCCGGACCGGGAGGTGCGGGCATGA
- a CDS encoding SDR family NAD(P)-dependent oxidoreductase — protein sequence MQADSTGPVRTVAESVAEARPQQSPLRGRTALVTGGSRGLGREIAIAFAAAGADVAVVSRKKDACEQLAGELAEATGRRVSAHGAHVGEWDRLPALLDEVEESLGPVDIVVNNAGIAPVYPSLSEVSEQLFDKVVGVNLKGPFRLMALAGERMASRDGGSILNISSIASGRPTRGDLPYAAAKSALNTLTAGFAQEYGPLVRVNTILAGPFFTDISTAWDMDAFEAMAEDWPSKRGGDPAEIVGAALYLCGPTSSYTTGSLLAVDGGRLAAP from the coding sequence ATGCAGGCAGACAGCACCGGCCCGGTGCGCACCGTGGCGGAATCCGTCGCCGAAGCGCGGCCCCAGCAGAGCCCGCTGCGGGGGAGGACCGCGCTGGTGACCGGCGGTTCGCGCGGGCTCGGCCGGGAGATCGCGATAGCCTTCGCGGCCGCCGGCGCGGACGTGGCCGTGGTGTCCCGGAAGAAGGACGCCTGCGAGCAGCTCGCGGGTGAGCTCGCCGAGGCCACCGGGCGCCGGGTGAGCGCGCACGGGGCTCACGTCGGTGAGTGGGATCGGCTTCCCGCCTTGCTCGACGAGGTGGAGGAATCCCTCGGGCCGGTCGACATCGTGGTGAACAACGCGGGGATCGCCCCGGTCTACCCGAGCCTGTCCGAGGTCTCGGAGCAGTTGTTCGACAAGGTCGTCGGGGTCAACCTCAAGGGGCCGTTCCGCCTGATGGCGCTCGCGGGCGAGCGGATGGCGTCCCGGGACGGCGGCTCGATCCTCAACATCTCCTCGATCGCCTCGGGTCGACCGACCCGCGGGGACCTGCCGTACGCGGCGGCGAAGTCGGCGTTGAACACGCTCACCGCGGGATTCGCCCAGGAGTACGGGCCGCTGGTGCGGGTGAACACGATCCTCGCCGGGCCGTTCTTCACCGACATCAGCACGGCGTGGGACATGGACGCGTTCGAGGCGATGGCCGAGGACTGGCCGTCGAAGCGCGGCGGTGATCCCGCGGAGATCGTCGGCGCGGCGCTGTACCTGTGCGGGCCGACGTCGAGCTACACGACCGGGTCGCTGCTGGCCGTCGACGGAGGAAGGCTGGCCGCGCCATGA
- a CDS encoding acyl-CoA dehydrogenase family protein: MTSIDEFAAEAREWLERNSTPRQDVDASRTSVSVFHDLPADEERALLARVCTWQRKRFDAGYGALTWPESDGGAGLTPAHEEAFAELERDFDTPGQHELASVSAHLIAPTIDLFGTPEQRRHLVRPLLRGDELACQLFSEPSAGSDLAGLATRAERRGDEWVVNGQKVWSSGAQFAGWGELIARTDPDAPKHRGLTAFLLPMDTPGVDVRPLRQMSGGASFCEVFLDDVRIPDEWRLGEVGAGWKVTLATLGFERSHSGANTELGGGYRHLVATARRLGRLDDPDVRRGLAEVWVQEKLGELASTRDREARLDGAEPSAIGSLRKLAWAQKLKQVSEVAATVLGNRLIADTGDDVYQWTEHVLGAPGYRIAGGSDEIQRNIIAERILGLPTEPRGDKNVPWRDIPR, translated from the coding sequence ATGACGAGCATCGACGAATTCGCCGCCGAAGCGCGCGAGTGGCTTGAGCGGAACTCGACTCCACGTCAGGACGTCGACGCGTCCCGCACGTCGGTGTCGGTGTTCCACGATCTGCCCGCGGACGAGGAACGCGCGCTGCTCGCCCGCGTGTGCACCTGGCAGCGCAAGCGGTTCGACGCCGGATACGGCGCGCTGACCTGGCCCGAATCCGACGGCGGCGCGGGGCTCACCCCCGCGCACGAGGAGGCGTTCGCCGAGCTGGAGCGCGACTTCGACACACCGGGTCAGCACGAGCTGGCGTCGGTCAGCGCGCACTTGATCGCTCCGACGATCGACCTGTTCGGCACCCCGGAGCAACGCCGGCACCTCGTCCGGCCGCTGCTGCGCGGTGACGAACTCGCCTGCCAGCTGTTCTCCGAACCGTCCGCGGGATCCGACCTCGCCGGGCTCGCCACCCGGGCCGAGCGGCGAGGGGACGAGTGGGTGGTCAACGGGCAGAAGGTGTGGAGCTCCGGTGCCCAGTTCGCGGGCTGGGGCGAGCTCATCGCGCGCACCGACCCGGACGCCCCGAAGCACCGCGGCCTCACGGCGTTCCTGCTGCCGATGGACACCCCGGGGGTCGACGTGCGGCCGCTGCGGCAGATGTCGGGCGGGGCGTCGTTCTGCGAGGTGTTCCTCGACGACGTGCGCATCCCCGACGAGTGGCGTCTCGGTGAGGTCGGTGCGGGGTGGAAGGTCACCCTCGCCACCTTGGGGTTCGAGCGCAGCCACTCCGGTGCGAACACCGAACTCGGTGGCGGGTACCGGCATCTGGTGGCGACAGCGCGCAGGCTCGGCAGGCTCGACGATCCCGACGTGCGGCGCGGCCTGGCCGAGGTGTGGGTGCAGGAGAAGCTCGGTGAACTGGCGTCCACCCGGGACCGCGAAGCGCGCCTGGACGGTGCCGAACCGTCGGCGATCGGCTCGCTGCGCAAGCTGGCGTGGGCGCAGAAGCTCAAGCAGGTCAGCGAAGTCGCGGCCACCGTGCTGGGAAACCGGCTGATCGCCGACACCGGTGACGACGTCTACCAGTGGACCGAGCACGTGCTCGGTGCGCCCGGGTACCGCATCGCGGGCGGATCGGACGAGATCCAGCGCAACATCATCGCCGAACGCATCCTCGGCCTGCCCACCGAGCCGCGCGGGGACAAGAACGTTCCGTGGCGGGACATCCCGCGGTAG
- a CDS encoding SDR family NAD(P)-dependent oxidoreductase produces MTVPTPGELFGLQGKTALVTGASSGLGARFATVLATAGATVWITARRKEKLDALAAADPALRVLPADLSDEEAREALLAETGAVDVLVNNAGTESGAKPLDETPSGFAGVLGTNLVAPFHLAQLAARAADGAPLSVVNVSSILGLVSAAPLGGASYAAAKAGLIGLTRELAGHWGGRGVRVNALAPGWFRTEMNDELFADDRSVRWIERNTMLRRAGEGAELDGALLFLASAASSYCTGQVLAVDGGWTAR; encoded by the coding sequence ATGACGGTGCCGACTCCCGGGGAGCTGTTCGGGCTGCAGGGCAAGACGGCGCTGGTCACCGGGGCGTCGTCAGGACTGGGTGCGCGGTTCGCGACCGTGCTGGCCACCGCGGGCGCGACCGTGTGGATCACGGCCCGGCGCAAGGAGAAGCTGGATGCGCTGGCGGCGGCCGATCCGGCGCTGCGCGTCCTGCCCGCCGACCTCTCCGACGAGGAAGCCAGGGAGGCGCTGCTCGCCGAGACCGGAGCGGTCGACGTGCTGGTGAACAACGCGGGCACGGAAAGCGGCGCGAAGCCGTTGGACGAGACTCCGTCCGGATTCGCGGGGGTGCTCGGCACCAACCTGGTCGCCCCGTTCCACCTGGCCCAGCTCGCGGCTCGTGCGGCCGACGGCGCTCCGCTGTCGGTGGTCAACGTCAGTTCGATCCTCGGACTGGTCTCCGCGGCACCGCTGGGCGGTGCGAGCTACGCAGCTGCCAAGGCCGGTCTGATCGGCCTCACCCGGGAACTGGCCGGGCACTGGGGTGGACGCGGGGTGCGCGTGAACGCGCTGGCGCCGGGGTGGTTCCGCACGGAGATGAACGACGAACTGTTCGCCGACGACCGGTCGGTGCGGTGGATCGAACGCAACACGATGCTCCGCCGGGCCGGTGAAGGGGCAGAACTGGACGGTGCGCTGCTGTTCCTCGCATCAGCGGCGTCGAGCTACTGCACCGGTCAGGTGCTGGCGGTCGACGGAGGGTGGACGGCCCGATGA
- a CDS encoding phosphotransferase family protein — MTKPAVVDADPELGARVRAELGGSGPLRTLEGGRSGLTYRVTDAVGNDHVVKAVPPGRRAVGRNDVLRQSHVLSALAAAGAGQGLPLPAVTARSEAQPAWFAMECAAGTAAEPVLEEHPLPPGVARERMVAAARVLGELHALPLAGVEAGLRSAGGEVPEPLGPADELARWTKTMHAVPEELRSGSEALLSALRAAVPVAVDPVLVHGDFRLGNLLCVGAEPTALVDWEIWSLGDPRVDLGWFGVFTDGALFPGVGRVVAELPSEAELLAVYGNPEPPDHAWFRALGRMKMAAIMGHNLKRHREGVHHDPVQEQLPATIDALIVSGRSILEGGSR; from the coding sequence ATGACGAAGCCGGCCGTCGTGGACGCCGATCCCGAGCTCGGTGCGCGGGTGCGTGCCGAGCTCGGCGGGTCGGGGCCGTTGCGGACGCTGGAAGGTGGCCGCAGCGGGTTGACCTACCGGGTCACGGACGCCGTCGGGAACGATCACGTCGTCAAGGCGGTGCCGCCGGGGCGGCGTGCGGTGGGGCGAAACGACGTCCTGCGGCAGTCGCACGTGCTGTCGGCGCTGGCCGCGGCCGGCGCCGGGCAGGGGTTGCCGCTTCCCGCGGTCACCGCTCGCAGCGAAGCGCAGCCCGCTTGGTTCGCCATGGAGTGCGCTGCGGGAACGGCAGCGGAACCGGTGCTCGAAGAGCATCCGCTGCCACCGGGGGTCGCCCGGGAGCGGATGGTCGCGGCGGCACGCGTCCTCGGAGAGCTCCACGCCTTGCCGCTAGCGGGTGTCGAAGCCGGTCTGCGCTCGGCCGGGGGCGAGGTACCGGAACCGCTCGGGCCCGCCGACGAGCTCGCGCGCTGGACGAAGACGATGCACGCCGTTCCCGAAGAACTCCGTTCCGGTTCGGAGGCGTTGCTGTCCGCGCTTCGGGCCGCGGTGCCCGTAGCCGTGGATCCGGTGCTGGTGCACGGCGACTTCCGCCTCGGCAACCTGCTCTGCGTCGGTGCCGAACCGACGGCGCTGGTCGATTGGGAGATCTGGAGCCTCGGCGATCCGCGGGTCGACCTCGGCTGGTTCGGCGTGTTCACCGACGGCGCGCTGTTCCCCGGTGTCGGTCGCGTCGTGGCGGAGCTGCCGTCCGAAGCGGAGCTGCTGGCGGTCTACGGGAACCCGGAACCACCGGACCACGCGTGGTTCCGCGCGCTCGGGCGGATGAAGATGGCCGCGATCATGGGGCACAACCTGAAGCGGCACCGCGAGGGCGTGCACCACGATCCGGTCCAGGAGCAACTACCGGCCACCATCGACGCGCTGATCGTTTCTGGGCGCTCCATCCTCGAAGGGGGGTCGCGATGA
- a CDS encoding enoyl-CoA hydratase/isomerase family protein translates to MAVEDDIQFEKDGNVARVWLNRPHKRNCITVPMLNRLDEIITEIDNDPELRVLVFRGRENTFSSGFDLDSLQSEFIGSSTAMDVAVVSAKVCDRLYNMSTPSVAVIEGYATAGGFEVMISCDFAIADDDAKIGDFHIRRALFGGAGPIYRLPRMLGIRKTKELMLTGKLLSGKEADDFDLVNASAPADKLDETVEEFISHLTDKSPFQMKLTKMAVDRGLDADIASLMVLEHLAVGVTLNSQDAAEGVSAFLEKRDPKWTGR, encoded by the coding sequence ATGGCAGTCGAGGACGACATCCAGTTCGAGAAGGACGGCAACGTCGCACGCGTCTGGCTGAACCGCCCGCACAAGCGCAACTGCATCACGGTGCCGATGCTCAACCGGCTCGACGAGATCATCACCGAGATCGACAACGACCCGGAACTGCGCGTTCTGGTCTTCCGAGGCCGGGAGAACACCTTCTCGTCCGGCTTCGACCTGGACAGCTTGCAGTCCGAGTTCATCGGGTCGAGCACCGCGATGGACGTCGCCGTGGTGTCGGCGAAGGTCTGCGACCGGCTCTACAACATGTCGACGCCGTCGGTGGCCGTCATCGAGGGCTACGCCACCGCGGGCGGGTTCGAGGTCATGATCTCCTGCGACTTCGCGATCGCCGACGACGACGCGAAGATCGGCGACTTCCACATTCGCCGTGCACTGTTCGGCGGTGCCGGTCCGATCTACCGCCTGCCGCGCATGCTGGGCATCCGCAAGACCAAGGAGCTCATGCTCACCGGCAAGTTGCTCAGCGGCAAGGAGGCCGACGACTTCGACCTCGTCAACGCCAGCGCACCGGCCGACAAGCTGGACGAGACCGTCGAGGAGTTCATCAGCCACCTCACGGACAAGAGCCCGTTCCAGATGAAGCTCACCAAGATGGCGGTGGATCGGGGCTTGGACGCCGACATCGCCTCGCTGATGGTGCTGGAGCACCTCGCGGTGGGAGTCACGCTCAACTCCCAGGACGCGGCCGAAGGCGTCTCGGCGTTCTTGGAGAAGCGCGACCCGAAGTGGACCGGTCGCTGA